The DNA region TCCTCGGGCAGTTGCACCACCCAACCGCTCGCTCCGGAACGGATCGATCGCGAAACCGCGCTGAGCTCGGTCGCGACTTGCTTGCGGCGCCGTATGGCGGCGTTTCGATCCGCCTTGAGCAAGGCCGCAGTTTCCACCGCATAGGCCTCGAGCCGCGCGCGCGTCGTGCCGCGTGGTATGGACGGCAGGATGATGGCCGCGAGCATCGCCACGATTGCCAGCACGCAAACGACCTCGATGAGGGTGAAGCCGTCCTCACCGGATGCGCTGCTAGCGCGCCCAGCTCGTAATGGTGGCAGCCGTGACATCTTTGCCTTCCTGTCCACCCGCACCATAGGAA from Rhizobiales bacterium GAS188 includes:
- a CDS encoding general secretion pathway protein H translates to MLAIVAMLAAIILPSIPRGTTRARLEAYAVETAALLKADRNAAIRRRKQVATELSAVSRSIRSGASGWVVQLPEDVHFDALLAARCARRAAGTTIDFFASGMSCGGTIALTRAGSGFQIRVNWLTGGVDVVPVEAL